One genomic segment of Cololabis saira isolate AMF1-May2022 chromosome 22, fColSai1.1, whole genome shotgun sequence includes these proteins:
- the rnf32 gene encoding LOW QUALITY PROTEIN: RING finger protein 32 (The sequence of the model RefSeq protein was modified relative to this genomic sequence to represent the inferred CDS: substituted 1 base at 1 genomic stop codon): protein MNSLALFSACSDDSSNLGSTPRSSLVITSAAFQDHIIRTLSGPGFSLYDPLPKDVRKASRDPQARQRAKSLQRQEGQEEREHVLDPAPPPLSLAQKLGLVASPRERLTEDEWIQVKARSVVQKESAQPCAICREEFCLQSQGLLSCSHVFHRTCLQAFERYSGRKCCPMCTREQYETRVIHDAAHLFRHQCATRIQAYWRGYVARKWYRKIIKTRCPKDKELRRKFFETKLQELNDSFVRYCHTDTEAFLSDIDRSLSSSRQVFEQLERKSVSVPQQSNWDRIKSQVIQRGVWDCPICLSTLCNPGLPSECSTSSRRLXRTVLLSCSHVFHQLCLEAFTTDRRPTCPVCRSQYHKHLI from the exons ATGAACAGCTTGGCTTTGTTCAGCGCCTGTTCTGACGACAGCTCG AACCTGGGGTCTACACCGAGAAGCAGCTTGGTGATCACCTCAGCTGCCTTTCAAGACCACATTATACGAACTCTgtcaggtccaggtttctcgcTTTATGACCCCTTGCCGAAAGATGTCAGAAAAGCATCCAGAGATCCCCAAGCAAGACAAAGAGCGAAGAGTTTGCAAAGACAGGAAGGACAAGAGGAGAGAGAACACGTGCTTGATCCTGCTCCACCACCTTTATCACTAG CTCAGAAGTTGGGTTTGGTAGCCTCCCCGCGAGAGAGGTTGACTGAGGACGAATGGATCCAGGTTAAGGCAAGGTCTGTAGTGCAGAAGGAATCGGCTCAGCCGTGTGCAATATGCAGGGAGGAGTTCTGCCTTCAGTCACAG GGTTTGCTGTCTTGCTCTCACGTTTTTCACAGAACATGTCTGCAGGCCTTTGAAAGGTATTCTGGGAGGAAGTGCTGCCCAATGTGCACAAGAGAGCAGTATGAAACACGTGTGATCCATGACGCAGCTCACCTTTTCAGACACCAGTGTGCTACCAG gaTCCAAGCATACTGGAGGGGCTATGTTGCTCGGAAATGGTACAGAAAAATCATAAAAACCAGATGCCCAAAAGATAAAGAGCTGAGACGCAAATTCTTTGAGACAAAG TTGCAGGAGTTGAATGACAGCTTTGTCCGATACTGTCACACCGACACGGAGGCTTTTCTGAGTGATATCGACCGCTCTCTGTCATCAAGCAGACAAGTGTTCGAGCAGCTGGAGAGAAAGAGTGTCTCCGTACCTCAGCAGAGCAACTGGGACCGCATAAAGAGCCAG GTTATCCAGAGAGGTGTGTGGGACTGCCCCATCTGCCTGAGCACTCTGTGCAACCCTGGCCTCCCGTCAGAGTGTAGTACGTCCAGCAGACGACTTTGACGCACCGTACTCCTGTCTTGTTCTCATGTTTTCCACCAGCTCTGCTTGGAAGCTTTCACAACAGATAGAAGACCTACATGTCCAGTATGCAGATCCCAATACCACAAACATCTCATCTAA